TCCTCACCAGGTGCGCGGGGCAGGTCCTGGACCTGGTAGCGCCCGTCGGCGTAGGGCAAGGCGCCGACGGTGGGGGCCAGGTCGTGGCGCAAGCACTGCCACAGCCAGGCCAGGACGTCCCACTCCTGCTCGACCTGCACAGGCCGGATCGACACGGCAGGCGCGCTCTTCACGGGTTCGGTCATCATCGGTCGGTGATCACCGGTCCAGGGGGCGGACGAGTTCGCGGAAGGTCCGGCCGGCGGGGCCGGTGAAGTCACGCACGGCGACGAAGCCGGCCTTGCGGCACAGGGCCAGGGAGCGTTCGTTGAAGGTGGCCACGGCGGTGCGCAGCTGGACGGGCCCGAAGAGGTCGCGAGCCAGGGTGGCGACCTGCGGCAGCAGCTCGGAGGCCAGACCGCGGCTGACCAGGTCCGGGCGCACGCCCAGGCCGACGTCGAGGCCGTGCTCGTGGGGGTGCTGGCCGCGCACGCGTGCCTCGGGGCCCAGGACGCAGAAGGCGACGACCGCCCCGTGCTGGTCCAAGGCGGGGTAGTAGCCGTGACCGGCGTCGTCGCGGTCGGTGAACAGGGCGGTGTCGTCGGGGTCGACGTCGTAGAGGTCGAAGGGAGCTGGGTAGCTCCACGCGGCGACGGTGCGGGCTTCCTCACCGGTCATGGCGCGCGTCAGCAACGTCGGCACCCGCGTCACGGTAGTCGGGCGAGCTGACGTGATCGCGCGCCTTTTGCCGCACGAGCGCGACATCGGTAGCCACTCGAAACCGCACCACGCGGGACGACCGGATGCGTGGCGAGGACTTCACCTGGTGCGGAGCGGATCGCTGGGGCAGTGCGTCTGATGGACGTGCGACGTCGTCAGGCCCTTACGGCTACCGGTGCACTGGCCTTCGTCTGCCTGACGTTGGGCATGGCCCCCGGGGTCTTCCCCACCACGTCTGCCGCGGCCAGCTGCGTGGGCCCTCAACTGGCGATCGGCTCCGACCCCGCCGCGGCGGAGCCAACCGCCCAGGAGAGCCCGGCGCCGGTCCCCGTCCCCGCTAGTGAGCCCCTGCAGGTGTCCGGACAGTGGTTCCACGAGGGCTGCGACGACACCGGCACGGGTGGAGCGGGTTGCGCTGGGCCGATCACGACTTCGCAGAGCCCCATGAAGGACGTGGATCTGGTCCTGACGCAGGAAGAGGAGTCGTGGACGCTGGGCACGGCGGACGCCGCCGGTCAGGCCGAGCACTACGCCATCGGCTGGGAGGTCGAACTACCCGATGACGTCGCGCCGGGTCCGGCCGTGCTCAGCGCTGCTGGCACCGAGGTGATGGTGCAGGTCAGCGGCTGACACCTGCAGGCGCAGGGCGGGTGGTTCTCCGCTCACGGCACCATCCGACTTTCGGCAGGAGCGCAGACCGCGACGTCGCCAGCAACCGCCGACCGCGCACCACGCAGGATGACCGTGCGCCGCGCGCACCGCGGGAAGCTACGCCGGCAGCGTGTAGTGAGCGGTGCGCTGCTGACCCCAGCCGAAGCGGCTCTCAGCGATCCAGTCCTGCAGGTGGTCGGCGAGGCGGGCTGCGCACAGCTGCACGTCGATGGACTGCAGCTCACCGCCCGCCCCTGTTGCGGCGTCATCGCTGGCGCCCCACGTCGGGGAGGTGAGCCAGTCCTGGAACACCTCACCGCACGCCAGGACTCGGACCCAGGTCTCGCCGCTGGACCTGTCCTGGTCCCAGTGGACGCTGATGTGCTCCAGCTCGGCGTCGGTCACCAAGGAGGTGACGACCGGATGGGCCAGCCGGTGCTTGAGCTGGCGCAGCTGCTCGTCGTCAGCGTCGGTGATGTCGCTAGGGCCAGGGCTGGTGGTGGTCGGGGAGTCGGGGCCGTAATGCAGCGTCAGCTTGCTGGTGCAGGCCGGTCCACCGCTCATGGCTTCACCGTAAGCGGCATCGGTTGTCGCACCTCGTCACCGACGTCCTGGTCTGCGGGACGACCGGGACGTCACGTGCAGCCCGTCGTGACAGGACGATCCGTTGTGCGCCGCGAGGGAAGGAGGGCCCGTAGCGTCAGACCAGGGCCACGGGACGTGAGGTGCTGATGCCGCAGGACGGGATCAGGGGGTCGAAGAAGGCGAGGTGCTGCCCCACACCCCGACGGCGTACTCCACGTCGTCACCGGTCAGGACGTACAGCCGGGTTGGCGTACCTGGCAACTGCTCGGTCGGGTAGCTGGTGAGCGCGCCGCCGCCGACGCCGCCGCACGGCACGTTGGACTGCGCGGGCCAGACGAACCGGTCGTCACCGAGACCGATGGTCACCGATCCACCGGTCTGCTCCTCACCGCAGTCGGCCCCCGCGCTCAGCACGGAGTAGTCGATGCCCTCAGGCAGCTCGAAGACGTGCGAGCCGGTGTGCACCTGCGTCAGCAGAGCGGTGTCGCCGTCCGGCGGGCTCACGTGCGGAGCCTGGTCGTTGGACGTCACCGGCGCGACCTCGGCGGGGGAAGGTGCGGGAGTGGTCCCGTGGAGCGAGGAACACGCTGCCGTGGCGAGCAGCACGGTCGTGATCAGTACTGCTGCGCGTCGTCGCATCGTCTCTCCCGAGGGCTGGTCCAAAGCGCCACCCTAATCACGGCCGGTCCGCGGCGGGTCGATCTGCACATCACACGCGCTCTTCGACAAGACCGCGACAGCGTGGCCATCGTCATGACCGTGACGTCGCCCGAGGTGTGCTGGGTGAGTGAGCTTGCTTGGTACCGCGGTGGTCAGCCGAGGTAGCCGGTCGCGGGGTTGCTGTCGGCAAGGAAGTTGGCGATGGACCGCCGCATGTCGGCTTCGGTGATGGCCGAGCCGTTGGAGGTTCCCAGGCTGAAGCCGTAGTCAGGGTTGGGGCCGGTCAGCCAGGCGAAGTGGTAGATGCCGGGCGCGCCGGACTGCTGCTCGACCAGCCAGTCGTGCCCGTCGACGGTCATGTTCCAGGACGTCATGCTGTCCATGATCA
This genomic window from Kineococcus mangrovi contains:
- a CDS encoding GNAT family N-acetyltransferase, producing MPTLLTRAMTGEEARTVAAWSYPAPFDLYDVDPDDTALFTDRDDAGHGYYPALDQHGAVVAFCVLGPEARVRGQHPHEHGLDVGLGVRPDLVSRGLASELLPQVATLARDLFGPVQLRTAVATFNERSLALCRKAGFVAVRDFTGPAGRTFRELVRPLDR